From the genome of Natronincola ferrireducens:
AAAAAACATTACAAAAACAAAAAAAGCTACAGATACAGAAGCTATTAATATTTTTTTCCTTTTATTCATTTACTTCACCATCCTTTTTTGTAAAAACCAAATTCCCATAGTATTTCTAATATTATTATACTATGGGAACTCCCTTTTTACAAATTATTGATTTAGTTTCATATCCCCCAGCTTAATCCATCCTTTTTTTCTCATATGCTGGGATATTAATAGGGTTAGTATGGCTGGTAAAATAAAGTGTAAAAGAATTACCTTTAACAAAACAGTTGTCGATGGATTTCCTTGCTCTGTAACCATTTTTGCAAAGGTGCCAAATTGACCAACTAATCCACTGGTACCCATCCCAGCACCTATACTGTTGTTTTCCATTTTAAATATAGTAGTGGCCAAAGGCCCAAGAATACCACTGGTCAATGTGGGGGGTATCCATATTAAAGGGTTTTTAATAATATTAGGAACCTGAAGCATACTGGTTCCTAGGCCTTGGGCAATAAAACCTCCAAAGCCATTTTCTTTGTAACTGGCCACACCAAAGCCTATCATTTGAGTAGCACATCCCACCACTGCAGCCCCTGCTGCTAAGCCATCTAATCCAAGGGAAATAGCTAAAGCTGCACTGCTGATGGGTAGAGTTAAGATCATTCCCATTAAGGCTGAAACTAAAATCCCCATAGGGATTGGATGGATTACGGTAAGACTATTGATCATTTGTCCTAATCCCGTCATTAAAGCTGCTACAGCAGGACCTATAAAATTACCGGCAAGTCCTCCAGCTATAATCGTAAAGGCAGGAATCAGTACAATATCCACTTTTGTTTTACCAACTATTAGCTTGGCTACTTCTGCACCTATTAAAGCTGCCACAAAAGCCCCCACCGGCTCCCCTACTTTTATGCTATAGACGCCTGCCTCTGTTAAAAAAATAGTATTTGCTCCTATAGCGCCAGTTGCTATTGAGGCAAATATTCCCAAAGAAGGTGCCCCTACAGCAAAGGCTACTCCAGCCCCTATTGCTGGTCCCATCAGAAATTGCGTTATTTGTCCAAAGACTGTTAATGTAGGAAGGTCTGCTAACTCTCCTATTTGTTTTAAAATTAATCCTATTATTAACGATGAAAATAAACCTAACGCCATTCCGTTTAATGCCTTTGTAAAATATTCTCTAATAGAAATTCTTTCTTTATTAATGTTCATTGATACCCCCTCTTTCCTGTATTTTTTATTGACCTATCCCACCTCTACTTAAATCCCCTTAGCTTATTTCTAACATTCCCTCT
Proteins encoded in this window:
- a CDS encoding PTS transporter subunit IIC, whose protein sequence is MNINKERISIREYFTKALNGMALGLFSSLIIGLILKQIGELADLPTLTVFGQITQFLMGPAIGAGVAFAVGAPSLGIFASIATGAIGANTIFLTEAGVYSIKVGEPVGAFVAALIGAEVAKLIVGKTKVDIVLIPAFTIIAGGLAGNFIGPAVAALMTGLGQMINSLTVIHPIPMGILVSALMGMILTLPISSAALAISLGLDGLAAGAAVVGCATQMIGFGVASYKENGFGGFIAQGLGTSMLQVPNIIKNPLIWIPPTLTSGILGPLATTIFKMENNSIGAGMGTSGLVGQFGTFAKMVTEQGNPSTTVLLKVILLHFILPAILTLLISQHMRKKGWIKLGDMKLNQ